The following is a genomic window from Amycolatopsis cihanbeyliensis.
GGCCAAGCGAAAGCCGGAGATCACCAGGGAGATGCGGGCCAACGCGCGCGCGAACCCGAACAGTTGGCTGTACGTCATCGACGAGGCGTTCGACCCGAACGGCCGCGTCCCGTCCTGGGCCGTCGTCGGTGCCTACCCGGTCAACGCGGCCGGCGACATCGTGGAGGACTTCCACCCCAACGACCGGTACCGGCCGTCCCCGAAGGCGCTCGGGTTCCCGGAACCACGCAACGACCTGGAACGGCTGCTGCAACTGGTGCGCACCAAGCACCGCCCCGCCGAGGACCTGCCGCGGGTCATCCTGGGCTCCACGTTGTTCGTGTACGCGATGTCACCGGTACAGCGCACGGTGATCGGCTTCCACGACCAGGACGGCCGGGTGCTGGTGCCCGCCTACACCGCCAAGTCATTGGTGCCCGAGGAGTGGCCGCATGCCCGAGCCGTGCTCGGCAGGGACATGGTCGACCTGCTCGCCGGGCACCCCGTGGTGATCAACCCGCATGACGTGGTGACCGCCGTGGTACCGGCCGAGCATCTGATGAAGGCGCTCGCCGAAGAGGACTGATCCCCGCCGACCTTCGGCCCCACCCTGCCGGGTGACACCCGGCTCGCGGAACTCCTCCGTTGGCGGCATCGTGACGCGCGGAGGGACCTGGCGGGCCTGTTCCGGACCGCCGGCATCGCGAGCTGGACGGGAGTCACTGTGCACCGGCGAGACATCATATGTTTGGCCGCCGCGGTCGCGGCCACCCTGACCTGCGCGGCTCCCGCCGCGGCCGCCGAGTACCCGGACTACGACGGAGCCCTACAGCGGCATGCCGGCTCGCAGATCGCGCTGCATGAGGGGGTACACGGGGCGCCACCGGCCGCGGCACGGTACGCCCCCGCAGGCCGGACCCTCGGGCACGACGTCAGCGGCTGGCAGGGCGAGGTCGACTGGCCGAGCGCGACCGGCAAGGGTGCCCGGTTCGTCTACGTGAAGGCGACCGAGGGCACCGGCTTCGTCAGCCCCCGGTTCGCGCAGCAGTACGACGGCTCCTACCACACCGGCATGATCCGCGGCGCCTACCATTTCGCGCGACCGGACATCTCCGGCGGCGCCGAGCAGGCCGACTACTTCGTCGACCACGGCGGCGGCTGGTCGGCGGACGGCCGGACGCTGCCGGGCGCGCTGGATGTGGAGTACAACCCCTACGGCGACACCTGCTACGACCTGGACCCGGCCGGGATGGTCGAGTGGATCGGGGACTTCTCCACCAGGTACGCCGAGCGCACCGGCCGCGAGCCGACCATCTACACCAGCACGAGCTGGTGGCGTACCTGCACCGGGAACAGCCCCGCGTTCGGCGGGTCCCACCCGCTCTGGCTGGCGCGCTACGCACCCGAGATCGGGCCACTGCCCGCCGGGTGGCCGACCCAGACGATCTGGCAGTTCGCCGACACCGGCCCGCTGCCGGGGGACCAGAACTACTTCAACGGTGCCGAGGACCGGCTGGCCGCCCTCGCGCGCGGCTAGCGACGACCGTAAATCACTCACTCGTGGGCATTAGTTCACGAAATTTCGTGACAAAGGACACATGCGTGAGTGACAATCAATGCTCGGGCGACTACCTGCCGTGAGCCGCCCGTCGCGAGGGCAAGCTAGACACACCGAAGGGACTTCTCCCGATGTCCACACGAAGAATCCGGCGGAGGGCCTTCAGCGCCGTCACCGCCGCGTCCGCCTGCGTGCTCCTGCTCGGCACCCTGGCCCCCACCGCATCGGCCGGGGAAACCGGAGGCCTCTCGATCGACGAGTACGTCCGCATGTACGACCACCCACTCGGTTCCCAGATCGCCAAGGTGGAAGGTGACCAGTCCACCCCGGCCACCAGACAGGAGGCGTTGCGCGTTCGGGATATCGGTCCGGACGGCCGGCGCGTGCTGGCCAGCGTTCCCGGTATCGACGTGAGCGGATGGCAGAAGAACGTGGACTGGCAGTACTGGTGGAACCAGGGCAAGCGGTTCGCGTACGTGAAGGCGACCGAGGGCACCGGCTACAAGAGCCCGTACTTCGCCCAGCAGTACAACGGTTCCTACAACATCGGCATGATCCGTGGTGCCTACCACTTCGCGTTGCCGGACCGCTCGAGCGGCGCGGCTCAGGCGAACTACTTCGTGGACAACGGCGGCGGCTGGTCTGGCGACGGCAAGACCCTCCCCGGCGCGCTGGACATGGAGTACAACCCCTACGGCTCGACCTGCTACGGCAAGAGCAAGGCCGGGATGGCGGCGTGGATCAGGGACTTCCACGACACCTATGCCAACCGGACCGGCCGCTGGCCGGTGATCTACACCTCGAAGAGCTGGTGGGATCAGTGCGTGGCCACCGGGCACGGGTTCGGCCAGACGGTGCCGCTCTGGGTGGCGCGGTACAGCTCCACGGTCGGGGCGCTGCCGAACGGCTGGGGCTTCTACACCTTCTGGCAGTACACCTCCAGCCCGATCGACCAGAACACCTTCAACGGCTCCTACGACCGGCTGAAGGTGCTGGCGACCGGATAGCCTCACCGTCCGAAGTCGACTGATCACGGCTCTCGCCCGGCATGTCTCCGGGCGAGAGCCCCTTCACAGGAACCGAACAACGGCAGGCAGAATGCCCAGCACGGGCGGTAAGCCGGAGGAACCAGAGCCTCGGCGCCCGCGTCGCACCACCGAGCGCACCAGCGCGGGCGCTGCAAGACTGGAAAGGCTTCGGCATGACATACCCACCTCAGCCTGGGCAGCCCTACGGCCAGCAACCAGACCCGTACGGCCAAGGCGGGTACCCACAGTCCGGCGGTTTTCCGCAGCAGGGCCAGTACGGCCAGCCCGACCCTTATGGACAGTACGGGCAGCAGCAGCCCTACGGCGGCTACGACCAGACCGCCATGTACGGCCAGTACCCCGGCTACCCGCAGCAGGGCCAGTACGGGCAGCCCGGTGGGTACGGGCAGCCCGGTGGGTACGGTCAGCCGCCGAAGAAGCCGAAGACCGCGCTGTGGATCAGCCTCACGGTGGTGGCGGTGCTGCTCATCGCGTTCGGGGTGACCGGATTCCTCGCGCCCGGCTTCCTGCTGTCCGATGACGAGAAGAGCGCGGACAGCACAACGGCGCAGGGCACCGCGGAGCAGATCGTGGCGGCGCTCAACGCCAAGGACGCGAACAGCCTGAACACGCTCAAGTGCGGGGACGCCGACGAGGACGTGACCCAGGCGATCCAGAACGTGAACAGGGTGGAGGGCGCCAGGCTCACCGGGG
Proteins encoded in this region:
- a CDS encoding type VII secretion system-associated protein, producing the protein MAQRDEAEGPEGTSTREGTGRATDRTEPTSLPAAKRKPEITREMRANARANPNSWLYVIDEAFDPNGRVPSWAVVGAYPVNAAGDIVEDFHPNDRYRPSPKALGFPEPRNDLERLLQLVRTKHRPAEDLPRVILGSTLFVYAMSPVQRTVIGFHDQDGRVLVPAYTAKSLVPEEWPHARAVLGRDMVDLLAGHPVVINPHDVVTAVVPAEHLMKALAEED
- a CDS encoding lysozyme — translated: MAAAVAATLTCAAPAAAAEYPDYDGALQRHAGSQIALHEGVHGAPPAAARYAPAGRTLGHDVSGWQGEVDWPSATGKGARFVYVKATEGTGFVSPRFAQQYDGSYHTGMIRGAYHFARPDISGGAEQADYFVDHGGGWSADGRTLPGALDVEYNPYGDTCYDLDPAGMVEWIGDFSTRYAERTGREPTIYTSTSWWRTCTGNSPAFGGSHPLWLARYAPEIGPLPAGWPTQTIWQFADTGPLPGDQNYFNGAEDRLAALARG
- a CDS encoding lysozyme; the encoded protein is MSTRRIRRRAFSAVTAASACVLLLGTLAPTASAGETGGLSIDEYVRMYDHPLGSQIAKVEGDQSTPATRQEALRVRDIGPDGRRVLASVPGIDVSGWQKNVDWQYWWNQGKRFAYVKATEGTGYKSPYFAQQYNGSYNIGMIRGAYHFALPDRSSGAAQANYFVDNGGGWSGDGKTLPGALDMEYNPYGSTCYGKSKAGMAAWIRDFHDTYANRTGRWPVIYTSKSWWDQCVATGHGFGQTVPLWVARYSSTVGALPNGWGFYTFWQYTSSPIDQNTFNGSYDRLKVLATG